A region of the Mesoterricola sediminis genome:
CCGTGCCCAGCTCCGGCGCCTCCTGGGGCTGGCCGTTGATGATCAGGCGCATGCGGGCCCCTACCGCGCCAGGCCAGCGGCCTGGAAGCCCGCTTCCAGATCGGCCTTGAGGTCGGCCTCGTCCTCGATGCCCACGGAGAACCGCAGGAGGCCGTCGGAGATGCCGAGGCGCGCCTTCACCTCCGGCGGGGTGCGCAGGTGGCTCATGCTCGCCGGGTGCTGGATGAGGCTCTCCACGCCGCCGAGGCTGACGGCCCGCGTGATGACGGACAGGGCCTCGCAGAACCGCTGGCCAGCCGCCAGACCTCCCGCCAACTCGAAGCTGAGCATGGCGCCGAAGCCGCCGGTCATCTGGCGCGCGGCCACCGCGTGCCCGGGGTGCTCCCGGTTGCCCGGGTAGTCCACCCGCACCACCTGGGACTGCCAGAGCAACCAGGCCGCCAGGGACTGGGCGTTGTCCGCCGCCCGGCGAACGCGGAGGCACAGGGTCTTGAGGCCCCGGTGAAGAAGCCAGGCGGAGAAGGGATCCACCGTCGGCCCGGTGATCTTGGTGGTGCCCCAGCAGGCGGCGATATCCGCTTCCGAGCCGGCGATGACGCCGGCCACCAGGTCCGAGTGGCCGCCCAGGTACTTGGTCGCGCTGGACACGCTGAGGTCGATGCCCAGTTCCACGGGCCGGGTGAAGATGGGCGTGGCGAAGGTGTTGTCGGCCACCGTCCGCACCCCCCGGCGCCGGCCCAGGTCGGCGACCATGGCCAGGTCGGTGATGCTGAGCGTGGGGTTGGAGGGGGTCTCCGCGAAGATCAGGCGGGTCCCGTCGGTGACCGCGGCCTCCCATTCCGCCGCGTCCAGGGTGTTCTGGACCCAGGTGATGCGCAGGCCCTTCTGGGTCTCCCAGCGGCGCAGCAGCTGCTCGGTGCCCAGGTAGATGGCAGCCGGGGCCACCACGTGGTCCCCCGGCTTGAGGAAGGTCTCGAAGACCGTCGCGAAGGCGCTCATGCCGCTGCTGGTGATGAGGGCCCGCTCGGCCTTCTCCAGGGAGGCCACCACGGCCTGGACCTCGCTGAAGTTGGGGTTGCCCCACCGGGTGTAGAACTGGGGCGGCTCCACGGCGGCGGCGAACTCCGCCCCCTCCGCGTTCTCCTTCAGTTCGAAGACGGAGGTCTGGAAGATGGGGGTCGTCACCGACCGGGTTCCATTGTGCTTCCGTCCCGCGTGGATCGCGGTCGTGCTGAGGCCCCACTCATGCGGATCCATGCCCGTCCTCCCCGGGCCCGTCCTTGGGCCGCGCGCAGGGGCCATGGTATCACCCCGCGCGGCCTTCCAGGTCAGCGGGCCAGGCGGAAGACGATGGAAAGGGCCGCCACGGCGACGAGGATGATGAAGACCAGGCGCCAGACGGTGGGCGGCGCATCGGCCGGATGTCCCGCCTGGGCGGCGGGGTCCTCCAGGGCCGCGCGGGTGAGTTCGTCCTCGTCGGCCTCCGGGGGCTCCGGATGGGGCGGGATGAGGCCGCCGCTGAGCTGGCCCATGACGACGGGCTTCCAGGCCTCCGGATCCCGGTTCGGCTGTTCCTGGTCAGGCGCCATGGCTGGCCTCCCCTTCCGCCAGGGCTTCGTCCAGGCAGGCGTTCACCAGGGCCGGATCGGCCTTGCCTCCGCCGGCCTTCATGACCTGGCCCACGAAGAAGCCCCGGAGGAGGGCCTTGCCCCCGCGGTACTCGGCCACCTGGGCGGGATGGGCGGCCAGCACGCCGTCCACCAGGGCGCGGATGGCCCCGGCGTCCCGCACCTGGCCCAGCCCCCGGGCGGCGACGATGGCCTGGGGGCTCCCCTCCCCCGCCAGGAGCGCGGGGAAGACCACCTCCCGGGCGGTCTTCAGGTTGAGGGTCCTGGCCTCCACCAGGCGGATGAGTTCGCCCAGGTGCTCCGGCGCCAGGCCCAGGGCCTCCAGGGGCAGGTTCCGGGCGTTGAGGACCCGGCTCACGTCCCCCAGCATCCAGTTCGCGGCCTGCTTCCCATTCCCCGAAGCGGCCGCCACCGCCTCGAAGCACGCGGCGAAGGCCGGCGACTGGAGCAGCATGCCGGCCTCGTAGGGGGTCAGCCCGTGCTCCCGGATGAAGCGCGCCTCCCGCGCCCAGGGCAGTTCGGGCAGCGCGGCGCGGGCGGCCGCCACCTCCGCGGGGGACACCTGGAGGGGCGGCAGGTCCGGTTCCGGGAAGGTGCGGTAGTCCTGGTGCTCCTCCTTGCTCCGCTGGGGCCGGGTCTCGCCCAGGTCCGCGTCCCACCCGCGGGTCTCCTGGCGGAAGGCGCCCCCCGCCTCCA
Encoded here:
- the gatB gene encoding Asp-tRNA(Asn)/Glu-tRNA(Gln) amidotransferase subunit GatB — translated: MVVAYEAVIGLEVHVQLLTRSKMFCPCPNRYGGEPNSRTCPVCLGLPGALPTLNGEAVQAALRLGLALDARIQPRSTFYRKQYFYPDLPKGYQITQGPVALVEDGHLDVPGDPAVRGAEGPVRAGILRAHLEEDAGKSLHGASKGFTWVDLNRAGVPLLEIVGAPDLRSAQEASDYLKALHRLVVFLGICDGNLEEGSFRCDANVSVRRPGAPFGTRVEIKNLNSFRHVRQALAFEVDRQTGILEAGGAFRQETRGWDADLGETRPQRSKEEHQDYRTFPEPDLPPLQVSPAEVAAARAALPELPWAREARFIREHGLTPYEAGMLLQSPAFAACFEAVAAASGNGKQAANWMLGDVSRVLNARNLPLEALGLAPEHLGELIRLVEARTLNLKTAREVVFPALLAGEGSPQAIVAARGLGQVRDAGAIRALVDGVLAAHPAQVAEYRGGKALLRGFFVGQVMKAGGGKADPALVNACLDEALAEGEASHGA
- a CDS encoding trans-sulfuration enzyme family protein; amino-acid sequence: MDPHEWGLSTTAIHAGRKHNGTRSVTTPIFQTSVFELKENAEGAEFAAAVEPPQFYTRWGNPNFSEVQAVVASLEKAERALITSSGMSAFATVFETFLKPGDHVVAPAAIYLGTEQLLRRWETQKGLRITWVQNTLDAAEWEAAVTDGTRLIFAETPSNPTLSITDLAMVADLGRRRGVRTVADNTFATPIFTRPVELGIDLSVSSATKYLGGHSDLVAGVIAGSEADIAACWGTTKITGPTVDPFSAWLLHRGLKTLCLRVRRAADNAQSLAAWLLWQSQVVRVDYPGNREHPGHAVAARQMTGGFGAMLSFELAGGLAAGQRFCEALSVITRAVSLGGVESLIQHPASMSHLRTPPEVKARLGISDGLLRFSVGIEDEADLKADLEAGFQAAGLAR